A region from the Halobacillus mangrovi genome encodes:
- a CDS encoding PTS sugar transporter subunit IIA, producing MLADYLEGNIRFLPSVDSWEDGIQKAAAPLLQSGSITPKYIDDMIENVNENGPYIVIVPGIAMPHAKNEDSVVKTSVSYLKLEEPVQFPKNKEVRTFFVLAAEDSSGHLDLISDLSSILIEDEIKDKLEASQSEQEVLDVLKMVE from the coding sequence ATGTTAGCCGATTATTTAGAAGGAAATATTCGTTTTTTACCATCCGTTGATTCTTGGGAAGATGGAATACAAAAGGCTGCGGCACCACTATTACAAAGTGGGTCGATCACTCCAAAGTATATTGACGATATGATCGAAAATGTAAATGAAAATGGCCCTTATATCGTAATCGTTCCAGGAATTGCGATGCCCCATGCGAAAAATGAGGACAGCGTCGTAAAAACAAGCGTATCCTATTTAAAGCTTGAGGAACCTGTACAGTTCCCCAAAAACAAAGAAGTCCGTACTTTTTTCGTTTTAGCTGCTGAGGATAGCTCCGGACACCTTGATCTCATTTCTGATTTGTCTTCTATTTTGATTGAAGACGAGATTAAGGACAAACTTGAAGCTTCCCAAAGTGAGCAGGAAGTATTAGACGTGTTAAAAATGGTTGAATAG
- a CDS encoding mannitol-1-phosphate 5-dehydrogenase: MKALHFGAGNIGKGLIGYLLNKSGFDLCFVDVNEDSVNRMNRSNNYSLELLDENQTVEVISPVCALHSSAQEKVVEAIVEADLITTSVGADNLSKVAPVISKGLLKRIQSDKGNVDVIANENMINASSKLKDEIRRNVSENEMDTIESTVGFPNSAIDRLSLSEKRSEGEVTLVEPYYEWMIEKQGMLNSDLPSIENATYVDSLKPYIERKLYIVNLGHAATAYTAFLKGYSTIQSALENPEIEKFLRETLNESARYFTHHYDFESEEMSEFIEKTIARFKNANISDDILRVGRSPIRKLGFDERLTKPTRVLFELGLPVERLTAAVATAFFFHNPDDKESVTIQSYIREQGIEQAIAHFTEIEDATLQSKIKDHYSRLKENDSLLTINER, from the coding sequence ATGAAAGCGCTACATTTCGGTGCAGGAAATATCGGTAAAGGTTTAATCGGATATTTGTTGAATAAAAGTGGATTCGACCTCTGCTTTGTTGATGTAAACGAAGATTCAGTTAACCGTATGAATCGCAGCAACAACTACTCTTTGGAACTATTAGATGAAAATCAAACAGTAGAAGTCATCTCCCCTGTATGTGCCCTGCATAGCAGTGCACAGGAAAAAGTGGTGGAGGCGATCGTGGAAGCTGATCTCATCACCACCTCTGTAGGAGCGGATAATTTATCGAAGGTGGCCCCTGTCATATCCAAAGGCCTGCTAAAAAGAATTCAGTCAGATAAAGGCAACGTGGATGTTATTGCAAACGAGAATATGATTAATGCTTCTTCTAAATTGAAAGATGAGATTCGTAGAAACGTCTCGGAAAATGAAATGGATACGATCGAGTCAACGGTTGGATTCCCAAATTCTGCGATCGATCGACTTTCCCTATCCGAAAAGAGAAGTGAAGGTGAAGTTACCCTTGTCGAACCTTATTACGAATGGATGATCGAAAAGCAAGGAATGCTCAATTCAGATTTACCTTCCATTGAAAACGCCACTTATGTAGATTCGTTAAAACCATATATTGAACGGAAGTTGTATATCGTTAATCTGGGCCATGCAGCAACAGCGTACACAGCATTTCTAAAGGGTTATTCCACGATTCAGAGCGCCTTGGAGAACCCGGAAATTGAAAAATTCTTAAGAGAAACGCTGAACGAATCCGCTCGTTATTTTACTCACCATTATGATTTTGAGTCCGAAGAAATGAGCGAATTTATTGAGAAGACCATAGCACGCTTTAAAAATGCTAATATAAGTGATGATATATTACGAGTTGGGAGATCGCCAATTAGAAAGCTGGGCTTTGATGAGAGATTGACCAAGCCAACTAGAGTCCTTTTCGAACTGGGCTTACCGGTAGAGAGACTCACAGCTGCTGTGGCCACAGCATTCTTCTTTCATAACCCTGATGATAAGGAATCTGTCACGATCCAATCCTATATTCGTGAACAAGGAATCGAACAAGCTATTGCCCATTTCACTGAAATCGAGGATGCAACCTTACAAAGCAAGATTAAAGATCACTATAGTAGATTAAAAGAGAATGATTCATTATTGACCATAAACGAAAGGTGA
- the hxlB gene encoding 6-phospho-3-hexuloisomerase, which produces MNDYNYATKKITDEITASLTNVNSDDVDKLLIEINNAEKVFFVGVGRVLLSLQAIAKRLAHIGIKTYVVGEITEPAITDKDLLIVGSGSGETKFPLIIAEKAKQYNARVAHIGANPDSSMSQYSDLFLRIPVSSKVDTPGEVHSEQPMKSLFEQSLLLLGDTLALMMVNNKNIELESLWEYHANLE; this is translated from the coding sequence ATGAACGACTACAATTATGCAACTAAAAAAATCACCGATGAAATTACAGCGAGTTTAACCAATGTGAACAGCGATGATGTAGATAAATTATTAATTGAGATTAACAATGCCGAAAAAGTATTTTTTGTAGGTGTCGGAAGGGTTCTCTTATCCTTACAGGCCATTGCCAAAAGGTTGGCACATATCGGCATTAAAACGTACGTTGTTGGCGAAATCACTGAACCGGCCATTACAGATAAGGATCTACTCATTGTAGGGTCCGGAAGCGGTGAAACAAAATTCCCGTTAATCATCGCAGAGAAAGCGAAACAATATAACGCGAGAGTTGCCCACATTGGCGCAAATCCGGACAGCTCCATGAGCCAGTATTCCGATCTATTTCTTAGAATCCCTGTAAGTTCAAAAGTAGATACTCCTGGAGAAGTTCATTCTGAGCAGCCGATGAAAAGCTTATTTGAACAAAGCCTACTCTTATTGGGAGACACGTTAGCTTTGATGATGGTGAACAATAAAAATATTGAGCTGGAGTCCCTTTGGGAATACCACGCGAATTTAGAATAA
- a CDS encoding ribulose-phosphate 3-epimerase produces MQNKITIAPSIMCADLCNLEKSVKEIEKAGLDTLHIDVIDGSFSPSMPLGISTIEQLRKITDMKFDVHIMSNDNEFFIQEMLNIGVDQITFHIETSSHIDRYINLIKKHDTKVGIALNPATPLSVLEYVLPQVDTVLLMLINPGFATDKNEEQVSYATKKVEDLSNLIKSKGLDTKIEVDGRVSMKTISGLVSAGADILVAGSTSLFKSDNSLADNKKIIEESIREGLQEEAKTI; encoded by the coding sequence ATGCAAAACAAGATTACGATAGCTCCATCCATCATGTGTGCGGATCTCTGCAATTTAGAAAAAAGTGTGAAAGAAATTGAAAAAGCAGGACTGGATACTTTACACATTGATGTGATTGATGGAAGTTTCAGCCCAAGCATGCCCCTCGGTATCTCAACCATTGAACAATTAAGAAAAATAACGGATATGAAATTTGACGTTCACATTATGTCCAATGACAATGAGTTTTTCATCCAGGAAATGCTCAACATCGGTGTCGATCAAATCACCTTCCATATTGAAACCAGTTCACATATCGATCGCTATATTAATTTAATTAAAAAGCACGACACGAAAGTCGGCATTGCGCTTAACCCGGCAACTCCACTATCTGTTCTGGAATATGTGTTACCGCAAGTCGACACCGTTTTACTAATGCTGATCAATCCAGGCTTTGCAACGGATAAAAACGAAGAGCAAGTCTCCTATGCGACTAAAAAAGTAGAAGATTTATCGAACTTAATCAAATCCAAAGGACTTGATACCAAAATCGAAGTGGATGGACGCGTTTCCATGAAGACCATTTCAGGGTTGGTAAGCGCTGGTGCAGATATCTTAGTCGCGGGAAGCACAAGTTTATTCAAATCGGACAATAGCTTAGCGGACAACAAAAAGATCATCGAAGAATCGATTCGTGAAGGATTACAGGAGGAGGCTAAAACTATATGA
- a CDS encoding DeoR/GlpR family DNA-binding transcription regulator, producing the protein MLKQERQQRIVDILNEEHKVIASDLSKRLSVSEDTIRRDLKELDNQGVIKRVHSGALRKGPPVEDFSTRQGIYNETKVNLATKALDLIKDEMVLLIDGGTTNLQLVHQLPLSLKGTVITNSPPIAMALSNHKNVEVIMIGGTLFKQSMVNLGIDTFESLSTMRADLYIMGIYKIDPEIGISVPSLSEALVKRKMASISTEIVGMVTSDKLDTISNHIVCPTDHLTYLITDQVKPEIKSLYENQKIIVMD; encoded by the coding sequence ATGCTTAAACAAGAACGCCAACAAAGAATTGTCGATATTCTAAATGAGGAACACAAAGTAATTGCAAGCGACTTAAGCAAACGGTTATCCGTTTCAGAAGATACGATCAGAAGAGACTTAAAAGAGTTGGATAACCAGGGTGTGATTAAAAGGGTACATAGTGGGGCACTCAGAAAAGGACCTCCCGTCGAGGACTTTTCAACAAGGCAGGGGATCTATAATGAAACGAAGGTGAATTTAGCTACCAAGGCCTTAGATCTGATCAAAGACGAGATGGTCCTCTTAATTGATGGCGGAACCACTAACTTACAATTGGTCCATCAGCTTCCTTTGTCCTTAAAGGGTACAGTCATTACAAATAGTCCACCGATTGCGATGGCACTCTCTAATCATAAAAATGTGGAAGTAATTATGATTGGGGGCACTTTATTTAAGCAGTCGATGGTTAACTTGGGGATTGATACCTTTGAATCGCTATCGACCATGAGGGCAGATTTATATATTATGGGGATTTATAAAATTGATCCTGAAATAGGAATAAGTGTGCCGAGTTTGTCTGAAGCCTTAGTGAAACGAAAAATGGCCTCTATTTCTACAGAAATTGTTGGGATGGTCACGAGTGACAAGTTAGATACGATTTCTAACCATATTGTTTGTCCTACGGATCATCTGACGTATTTAATCACAGATCAAGTAAAACCAGAGATCAAGAGTTTGTATGAGAATCAAAAAATTATTGTGATGGATTAA
- a CDS encoding NAD(P)-dependent oxidoreductase, whose amino-acid sequence MKSEFHESNDKQQVTFYTKGDLFFFYIVFVTCYNWNKSNLERERHMPNKTIGFIGTGVMGKSMVRNLMKAGYELNVFTRTKEKANDLLAEGANWQDSVASLAAHSDIIITIVGYPSDVEEVYFGAEGILENAKPGSFIIDMTTSSPDLAQEIAEKAKAADIYAYDAPVSGGDVGARNGKLTIMVGGDQEQFEEIQPVFQAMGENIVLQGEAGAGQHTKMSNQIAIASGMMGVCEAITYAEKAGLDPKKVLSSIEFGAAGSWSLSNLGPRMIDGNFDPGFYVKHFIKDMKIAIDSAEKMQIPVPGLKLAKQLYEELSEAGGDNDGTQSLYKYYQMMTPVS is encoded by the coding sequence ATGAAATCAGAATTTCATGAGAGTAACGATAAGCAGCAGGTCACCTTTTATACGAAGGGTGATCTGTTTTTCTTCTATATTGTGTTTGTAACTTGCTATAATTGGAACAAATCCAATTTAGAAAGGGAGAGGCATATGCCAAACAAAACGATCGGTTTTATCGGCACGGGAGTTATGGGGAAAAGCATGGTACGTAACTTAATGAAGGCTGGATATGAGCTCAATGTGTTCACACGCACGAAGGAAAAAGCCAATGACCTGTTAGCCGAAGGAGCGAACTGGCAGGACAGTGTGGCTTCTTTAGCGGCGCACTCCGATATCATCATTACGATTGTCGGTTACCCAAGCGATGTGGAAGAGGTGTACTTTGGAGCAGAAGGCATTTTAGAAAACGCGAAACCAGGTTCTTTTATCATTGATATGACGACCTCCTCTCCTGATTTGGCTCAGGAGATTGCAGAAAAAGCAAAAGCGGCTGATATTTATGCCTATGATGCTCCTGTATCCGGCGGTGATGTAGGCGCAAGGAACGGAAAGCTTACGATCATGGTCGGAGGCGATCAGGAACAGTTTGAAGAAATCCAGCCTGTCTTTCAGGCGATGGGAGAGAACATCGTCCTTCAAGGCGAAGCGGGAGCCGGTCAGCATACGAAGATGAGCAACCAGATCGCAATCGCTTCTGGTATGATGGGGGTTTGTGAGGCGATTACATATGCCGAGAAGGCAGGTCTCGATCCGAAGAAAGTCCTGAGCAGCATTGAATTTGGTGCAGCCGGAAGCTGGTCGCTTTCTAATCTTGGACCACGGATGATCGACGGAAACTTTGATCCTGGTTTTTACGTGAAGCATTTTATTAAAGATATGAAGATTGCGATTGATTCAGCGGAGAAAATGCAGATTCCTGTACCTGGGCTGAAGCTAGCGAAGCAGTTGTATGAGGAGCTGAGTGAAGCGGGCGGAGACAATGATGGTACGCAGTCGTTATATAAGTACTATCAGATGATGACGCCGGTTTCTTAA
- a CDS encoding glycosyltransferase yields MKKLLVIGLTLLFSLNIFAGINSAEATTHQNISQAEVKFENDFRRLWIDHVLWTSNYITSATTVGAEDQKQVLERLLKNQEDIGNAIKPVYGEAAGNKLTELLKEHIVIAGEIVEAAKSGDEAKVNQLNKEWYRNADDIAAFLSGANPHLKNEDLKNLLYMHLELVTDDLVASLEKDWEARIAAIDEGITHIIVMADAISQGVVKQFPDKFK; encoded by the coding sequence ATGAAGAAGTTATTGGTAATAGGGCTAACTTTATTATTTTCGCTAAATATCTTTGCTGGAATAAACAGTGCTGAAGCTACAACTCATCAAAACATTAGTCAAGCAGAGGTGAAATTCGAAAATGATTTTAGGAGGCTCTGGATTGATCATGTTTTGTGGACAAGTAATTATATTACAAGTGCAACTACTGTAGGAGCTGAGGATCAAAAACAGGTATTAGAGAGGTTGCTTAAAAATCAGGAGGATATCGGCAATGCTATAAAGCCAGTCTATGGAGAAGCCGCTGGTAACAAACTTACTGAATTACTTAAGGAGCATATTGTGATTGCTGGAGAGATTGTAGAGGCTGCTAAAAGCGGAGATGAAGCCAAGGTAAATCAGCTCAACAAAGAATGGTATAGAAATGCCGATGATATAGCAGCTTTTCTAAGCGGGGCCAACCCTCATTTAAAAAATGAAGACCTAAAAAATCTCTTATATATGCATCTTGAATTAGTTACAGATGACTTAGTAGCCAGTTTAGAGAAAGATTGGGAAGCAAGAATAGCTGCGATTGATGAAGGGATCACCCACATTATCGTAATGGCAGACGCTATCTCCCAGGGAGTTGTGAAGCAGTTTCCGGATAAATTTAAATAA
- a CDS encoding DUF4153 domain-containing protein, translated as MDNNNLVLEHMTDPHELERLYRQDPKAFIKAFSHAWEQHPDSHVLSVWYERLHFKERADPTKPSLFQKGFLFMGLLAVLAGISTRIIFHFVEQEAIAPINLVFGIIPFIAAYFVYNNPPKRRMIYSLAALFILSVVYLNLLPLNGEDSIILVYLHLPIFLWVWLGLAFTGNGYSQGRERLAYIKFNLEFGLLYACMAVSGMILAALTMQLFRFVGLNIEDFYFSNIVLFGAAALAIVAAYLVSMNLKLAKNITPYIAKIFSPLVLITLLVYLITIIWVGKNPFLDRDFLIAFNGILLGVLAVTIFTITESDSDENKNISDYINAALIGLALVIDLVALSAIVFRLSSYGITPNRVAVLGVNILICANLIWIMLSYIRFLQNKAGLSTIQDAVTKYLPVYGLWAAFVTFTFPIIFN; from the coding sequence ATGGATAATAACAATTTGGTTCTTGAACATATGACTGACCCCCATGAGCTGGAGAGGCTGTATCGACAAGACCCGAAAGCCTTTATTAAGGCATTTTCACACGCCTGGGAACAACACCCTGATTCTCATGTGCTTAGTGTCTGGTATGAAAGATTGCATTTCAAGGAGAGAGCTGATCCAACGAAACCTTCCTTGTTTCAAAAAGGGTTCTTATTCATGGGCCTTTTAGCTGTTCTGGCCGGGATAAGCACGAGGATTATTTTCCATTTTGTCGAACAGGAAGCCATCGCTCCGATTAACCTGGTTTTTGGTATTATTCCCTTTATCGCTGCCTACTTTGTTTACAATAATCCCCCGAAAAGAAGGATGATTTATTCCCTTGCAGCGTTGTTCATCCTTTCCGTGGTTTATCTTAATCTGCTGCCATTAAATGGTGAAGACAGTATTATTCTTGTTTATTTACACCTTCCCATTTTCTTATGGGTATGGCTAGGGCTTGCATTTACAGGAAACGGCTACTCACAAGGCAGAGAAAGATTAGCCTATATAAAATTTAATCTGGAATTTGGTCTTCTCTACGCTTGCATGGCCGTGAGCGGAATGATCCTGGCAGCTTTAACCATGCAGTTATTCCGCTTTGTTGGCCTAAATATAGAAGACTTCTATTTCAGTAATATTGTATTATTTGGTGCTGCCGCACTCGCTATTGTGGCTGCATACCTGGTATCAATGAATCTCAAACTTGCTAAGAATATTACCCCCTATATAGCGAAAATCTTTAGCCCTCTTGTGTTGATCACATTGTTGGTCTATCTGATTACGATTATATGGGTCGGGAAAAATCCATTCCTTGATCGCGATTTCCTGATCGCCTTCAACGGCATTCTTCTTGGAGTATTAGCGGTCACCATATTTACCATTACCGAAAGCGACTCCGACGAGAATAAGAACATTTCAGACTATATTAATGCTGCTTTGATTGGTCTTGCCCTCGTCATCGACCTTGTGGCTTTGTCAGCCATCGTGTTCAGGCTTTCTTCATATGGGATTACTCCAAATCGAGTGGCTGTTCTAGGCGTAAACATCCTAATCTGCGCAAATCTAATTTGGATTATGCTCTCCTATATTCGTTTTTTACAAAACAAAGCCGGACTTTCAACAATCCAGGATGCCGTTACGAAGTATTTGCCGGTCTACGGACTTTGGGCCGCTTTTGTTACCTTTACTTTTCCTATCATTTTTAATTAG
- a CDS encoding helix-turn-helix domain-containing protein: MAIIINIDVMLAKRKMSVTELSEKVGITMANLSILKNGKAKAVRLSTLDAICKALDCQPGDLLEYRSDEDSKG; the protein is encoded by the coding sequence ATGGCGATTATCATTAATATCGATGTGATGCTGGCTAAAAGGAAAATGAGTGTAACGGAACTTTCTGAGAAGGTTGGAATCACGATGGCGAACCTTTCCATATTGAAAAATGGAAAAGCAAAAGCGGTTCGGTTATCTACTTTAGATGCCATTTGTAAGGCTTTAGATTGTCAGCCAGGAGATCTTTTGGAATACCGAAGTGATGAAGATAGTAAAGGATAG
- a CDS encoding DUF2975 domain-containing protein, whose protein sequence is MEKVTTLFLKVAVILLGVPVLALCIFLVPELADIAEELLPEFGLIKVFVYIIFDGSAIPFYFALYQAFKLLRYIDNNKAFSNLSVKALKKIKYCAIIISVLHLLALPLFYLFAEVDDAPGVIFVGLIVPFASLVIAVFDAVLQKLLHEAIAIKSENDLTV, encoded by the coding sequence ATGGAAAAAGTAACAACACTATTTTTAAAAGTAGCTGTGATTCTTTTAGGAGTCCCAGTTCTTGCTCTGTGCATCTTTTTAGTGCCTGAGTTAGCGGATATTGCAGAAGAATTGCTTCCAGAGTTCGGTCTAATAAAAGTTTTCGTCTACATCATTTTCGATGGATCTGCGATACCTTTTTACTTTGCCTTGTATCAGGCTTTCAAACTCTTACGCTATATTGACAACAATAAAGCTTTCTCCAATTTATCTGTAAAAGCTTTAAAGAAAATCAAATACTGTGCGATCATCATCAGTGTTTTGCATTTACTTGCCTTGCCACTGTTCTATCTTTTTGCGGAAGTAGACGATGCACCAGGCGTTATCTTTGTCGGTTTAATTGTTCCATTTGCTTCACTGGTCATCGCAGTTTTTGATGCGGTTCTTCAAAAACTTTTACACGAAGCCATTGCTATCAAATCAGAAAATGATTTAACGGTGTGA
- a CDS encoding M48 family metallopeptidase gives MKKKFVIWTLVLFSLYGLLLGLYLFQWADFGVPDAYKGTAADPTTFMTDRQLELAEDYSRYKDFLSFITEPLEWVIYLGVMVFGISLIFKQFSEQASRFKIIQIPLYVLLLQTVTTIILFPFDYISRRLSISYGISTQSFSSWMRDELIGFWVGFVIMAILITVLYWLMNKFRKRWWLYAWMLLVPFLVFMMFIQPVVIDPLYNDFTELQDKQLEEKILGLASQADIPAERVYEVNMSEKTNSMNAYVNGIGSNLRIVLWDTTLNRLKDNEVLFIMAHEIGHYVMNHLYMNLLGVIASSFVGLFLAYHLMHYTMRKWGEKWKVKDVSDIAALPVFFLLLSLLSFIASPVELAISRNAEKAADEYAIQMTEDPEAAVGSFQELTVNGLSEVNPPALVKYLRYGHPTMMERIHMLEQYQEEKQE, from the coding sequence GTGAAGAAAAAGTTCGTCATCTGGACACTCGTCCTTTTTTCATTATATGGATTGCTGCTTGGACTTTATCTTTTCCAGTGGGCTGATTTCGGAGTCCCTGATGCCTATAAGGGAACAGCGGCTGACCCGACAACGTTTATGACAGATCGACAGCTGGAATTGGCGGAGGATTATTCGCGTTATAAGGATTTCTTATCCTTTATTACGGAGCCGTTAGAATGGGTGATTTATTTAGGGGTGATGGTGTTTGGCATCTCGCTGATTTTTAAACAGTTCAGCGAACAGGCTTCTCGTTTTAAAATCATACAAATCCCGTTGTATGTGCTTTTACTCCAAACGGTTACCACGATCATCTTGTTTCCGTTCGATTATATCAGCCGGAGACTTTCCATTTCGTACGGCATTTCTACGCAGAGTTTTTCAAGCTGGATGAGGGATGAACTGATCGGATTTTGGGTCGGTTTTGTCATTATGGCGATTTTAATCACGGTTTTATATTGGTTGATGAATAAATTCAGAAAGCGCTGGTGGCTGTACGCGTGGATGCTGCTCGTTCCGTTTCTCGTTTTTATGATGTTTATTCAGCCTGTTGTCATTGATCCGTTGTATAACGACTTTACTGAGCTTCAAGATAAACAGCTGGAAGAAAAGATTCTTGGGCTCGCCAGTCAGGCGGATATACCGGCTGAACGCGTCTATGAAGTGAACATGTCTGAGAAAACGAACAGTATGAATGCGTACGTGAACGGGATCGGATCGAATTTACGGATCGTTTTGTGGGACACGACGCTAAACCGGTTGAAGGACAATGAAGTCCTGTTCATCATGGCCCATGAAATCGGCCACTATGTGATGAATCATTTGTATATGAATTTACTCGGTGTGATTGCTTCAAGCTTTGTCGGCCTGTTTCTCGCTTACCATCTGATGCATTATACGATGAGAAAGTGGGGAGAGAAGTGGAAAGTTAAAGATGTCTCAGATATTGCTGCCCTGCCAGTGTTCTTCCTCCTGCTTTCCTTGCTTTCGTTTATCGCAAGCCCTGTGGAACTTGCGATTTCACGAAACGCTGAAAAGGCTGCCGATGAATACGCCATTCAAATGACAGAGGATCCGGAAGCGGCTGTTGGATCGTTCCAGGAGCTCACGGTTAACGGACTGAGCGAAGTGAATCCACCGGCTTTGGTGAAATATCTAAGGTACGGCCACCCGACCATGATGGAACGGATCCACATGCTTGAACAGTACCAGGAAGAAAAACAAGAATAA
- a CDS encoding sigma-54 interaction domain-containing protein: MQSILENYRDSIFETFFGNVHHCIVIVDHQGHISYMNDSYCDFLGVDKEKVIGQHVTAVIENTRMHLVVESGKEEMADLQQIRGDFMVAHRIPLKSDGEVVGALGMVLFRDTDEWKVMNTHIKDLLLELETYRNQMQQQNGATYSLHDIISSSPEILELKNKIKKVAHGDVSVLIRGESGTGKELFAHSIHHLSERSTKPFIKVNCAAIPEHLLEAELFGYQEGAFTGAKKGGKQGKFQLAHGGTLFLDEIGDMPMHAQVKILRALQEGEVEAIGAVRPQQVDVRIIAATNQPLEKLIEDQRFREDLFYRINVVQVQVPPLRERPDDVRVLSKYLLQKVSDRIGKRIEEFDQEVYDLFQRYNWPGNVRELENVIESAVHLTNNDVIQLDDLPEHIQPESAIIQEQSSLKELVENTEKQAIERMLKKAEGDKSLAAKWLGIGKSSLYDKVKKYKL, encoded by the coding sequence ATGCAATCGATCTTAGAGAACTACCGGGATAGTATATTTGAAACGTTTTTCGGCAATGTCCATCACTGTATCGTCATTGTCGATCATCAAGGCCATATTTCATACATGAATGACAGCTACTGTGACTTTCTAGGAGTGGATAAAGAAAAAGTGATCGGCCAGCACGTGACGGCCGTGATTGAAAACACGAGAATGCACCTTGTCGTCGAGAGCGGGAAGGAAGAGATGGCTGATCTTCAGCAAATCCGTGGCGACTTTATGGTCGCGCACCGCATCCCGCTCAAATCAGATGGGGAGGTTGTCGGTGCGCTAGGCATGGTCTTGTTTCGTGATACTGATGAATGGAAGGTTATGAACACGCACATTAAGGACCTTCTTCTTGAGCTTGAGACGTACCGGAACCAGATGCAGCAGCAGAATGGAGCGACGTACTCGCTGCATGACATTATCAGCAGCTCCCCTGAGATCTTAGAATTAAAGAACAAGATTAAAAAAGTCGCCCACGGCGATGTGTCTGTTTTAATCAGGGGTGAGAGCGGAACAGGGAAGGAATTGTTCGCTCACAGCATCCATCATCTTAGTGAGCGCAGCACAAAGCCGTTTATCAAAGTCAACTGCGCCGCCATTCCTGAGCATCTCCTTGAAGCTGAACTCTTCGGTTATCAGGAAGGTGCCTTTACAGGTGCCAAAAAAGGCGGCAAGCAAGGAAAGTTCCAGCTGGCGCATGGCGGAACGCTTTTTCTTGATGAAATCGGCGATATGCCGATGCATGCCCAGGTAAAGATTCTCCGCGCCCTGCAGGAAGGGGAAGTCGAGGCCATCGGTGCTGTGAGGCCCCAGCAGGTGGACGTCCGAATCATCGCGGCGACGAACCAGCCGTTAGAAAAGCTGATTGAAGACCAGCGCTTTCGTGAGGATTTATTTTACCGGATCAACGTCGTCCAGGTCCAGGTTCCGCCTCTCCGCGAGCGTCCGGATGATGTCCGTGTGTTATCGAAGTACTTACTGCAAAAAGTCAGTGATCGGATCGGCAAGCGGATTGAGGAATTCGATCAAGAAGTGTATGACTTGTTTCAGCGTTACAACTGGCCGGGAAATGTCAGGGAGCTTGAGAACGTAATCGAATCGGCCGTTCATTTAACCAATAACGACGTCATCCAGCTCGACGACCTCCCTGAACATATTCAGCCTGAGTCTGCCATCATTCAAGAACAAAGCAGCTTGAAGGAGTTAGTGGAAAATACGGAGAAACAAGCGATTGAACGAATGTTAAAAAAGGCTGAAGGAGACAAATCCCTGGCAGCTAAGTGGCTCGGCATCGGAAAATCCAGCCTTTATGATAAAGTGAAAAAATACAAGTTATGA